In Caproicibacterium amylolyticum, a genomic segment contains:
- a CDS encoding branched-chain amino acid aminotransferase → MQEIRYELTKTPKTKPAPGDPLPFGSIFTDHMFVMDYTEGTGWHDPRIVPYAPLQLDPAAMVLHYAQESFEGMKAYRTPDGSIQLFRPEKNAARFKSTHERMCMPVVPEEDFVAAIKALVKVEKDWVPTQAGESLYIRPFCIATEAHLGVKPAETYQFIIICCPVAAYYKTGLNPVKIYVEDKYVRATPGGTGYIKCGGNYAASLISQETAEALGYSQTLWLDGVERKYVEEVGSMNCFFKIDGTVYTAPTVGTVLPGITRMSCIELLKKWGYKVSVDRLPIADVMKAGKEGKLEEVFGTGTAAVISPVGELRYEGEVAKINNGKTGKLTQKLYDTLTGIQWGKLPDDMGWTTKVC, encoded by the coding sequence ATGCAGGAGATTCGTTACGAACTGACAAAAACGCCAAAAACCAAACCAGCGCCGGGTGATCCGCTGCCATTTGGTTCCATTTTTACAGACCACATGTTTGTAATGGATTATACAGAGGGTACCGGTTGGCATGATCCACGCATTGTACCGTATGCGCCGCTGCAGCTTGACCCTGCCGCTATGGTCCTGCATTATGCACAGGAGTCTTTTGAGGGCATGAAAGCTTATCGTACACCGGACGGTTCCATTCAACTGTTCCGCCCCGAAAAGAATGCCGCTCGTTTTAAATCTACCCATGAGCGTATGTGTATGCCAGTCGTGCCGGAGGAAGATTTTGTTGCTGCCATTAAAGCACTGGTCAAGGTAGAAAAAGATTGGGTGCCGACACAGGCAGGCGAGTCCCTGTACATTCGTCCATTCTGTATTGCTACAGAAGCACATCTGGGTGTCAAGCCGGCTGAAACTTATCAATTTATCATCATCTGCTGCCCGGTTGCCGCTTACTACAAAACCGGCCTGAATCCGGTTAAGATTTATGTTGAGGACAAGTACGTTCGCGCAACTCCCGGCGGCACCGGCTACATTAAGTGCGGCGGTAACTATGCGGCTTCCTTGATTTCTCAGGAAACCGCAGAAGCACTTGGTTACAGCCAGACTCTTTGGCTGGATGGTGTAGAGCGCAAGTACGTGGAAGAAGTCGGTTCTATGAACTGCTTCTTCAAGATTGACGGTACTGTTTACACGGCACCGACTGTTGGTACGGTTCTGCCGGGCATTACTCGTATGTCCTGCATTGAACTGTTGAAGAAGTGGGGCTACAAAGTGTCTGTTGATCGTTTGCCGATTGCCGACGTTATGAAGGCGGGCAAAGAAGGCAAACTGGAAGAAGTTTTTGGTACCGGCACAGCTGCGGTTATTTCTCCGGTCGGTGAGCTTCGCTATGAGGGCGAGGTTGCAAAGATCAATAACGGTAAAACCGGCAAGCTGACCCAGAAGCTGTACGATACCCTGACCGGTATCCAGTGGGGCAAACTGCCTGATGACATGGGCTGGACAACAAAGGTCTGCTAA